Genomic window (Tachysurus fulvidraco isolate hzauxx_2018 chromosome 20, HZAU_PFXX_2.0, whole genome shotgun sequence):
AAGTCACATTGAGGTTTGGGGCCCCCAGACTGGCAATCATATTCTGGCAGGCAGTGGAGAGAGCCGCCAGACAGCTTTGGCCAAACACACTGTCTTTTGTACTTGCTTTGTTTAAATTCCCCAAAGAGAGGGCCCCAAGCTTATTGACTGACAGGTGCTGGCTGGAGATGTACTCAGGATGGGAGGGATAGTTCCCTGGTGAGGAGTTGAAACTGGGAGGATTGCTTTGAGGGGTTCCCTGTTGATTTGGGCCCCCAGGAGGGAAACTGTGCTGACGTCTTATAGCAGCTCCTCCAAATTCACCCTGTCTCCTGTTCATGGGTGCGTTTGGCTGCATTGTTCCATCTTCAGATGTCTGTACCTGCAAAGGATTGTTCATGCTGTTTTCAAACTGATTTTGGGGCCCTGGCGAATTTAAAGACTGCATCTCTACACTCGTGACCCCTGATCTAAAAATATCGTGTCCATTTTGTGACTGCTCCATTCCATGAATGTTAGTTTCCCTACACTGCTGATGTGGTTCAGGAAACCAAGAGTTTTCATGAGGTAGGTGGTGGTTCTGAGTATCAAAGTTTCCATGAAAATTATGCTTCTTGTCAAAATTCAAATGAGACATGCCACCAATCGGTCCTCTGTGAACCATGCCGTTCTGTGTAACATCCCCGTGCTGACTTATAGGCTGCAGGTCTGCTTGTCTCATTCTCTGCTGCTGGTTTCTGGATGCCATTTGTTTGATCATCATGGCTGCGTTTTGCTGGCGAGCCAGAGGCTGCTGTTGATGTGAGCCACAGCTCAGCGGTGGGGGGCCTGATTGAAAACCATCCGTCACGTGAGTTGTGAATTCCCCCATGGGAGTTGGgaaggaggagggggagaggtgGTTCTCAAGGCCTGGGCGATTATGTAAGCCACTTCTCAGGGGGCGACAGCTCTCCCCAGCAGAGCCATTTGGGGCATCAAACCGTGGCCTCTTGGCCATATTTAAATAGGGGAAAGAGTTTAGATGCTGTTGATGGGGTGGTTGGGGTCCAAATTGGGGATTAAACATGGGCTCCCCAAATGGATGCATGTTGTGGTTGTTTAATCTGTGTATGGGATGATCCAGTTGGCCGTGCTGACCATGGAGCACTACATTGTTGTTTTGCATGTCTGGACTATTTGGAACAAACTCTGGGGTGTGGTACAACCGGGGAAGGACAGGGGAGCCAGGGTTCTGCCTAGCCATGGGCCCTGTTCTTTGTTGCGCCATAAGGTGATGTCTAGGAGTGACCCCTGGTTCCAATTTTCCCCTGTTCCCAAACCTCTCTGAATAAGTGTTTTGCTGAGGTAGCTGCTGATCGACTTTAGAACTGCCAATCATAGGCGCTCGTGAGCCGCTTTGATTGAAGGTGGGAAAATTACCTCCAACCATCTGGTTCCCTGCTTCACAATAGGACAATTTGGGTTCAGTGGAGTCAGGAGTAGAAAATCCGGCCATATCAAAATGTCCAGAGATAGGATCGCATGGGTAACAGTATTGAGACCCCCCTACCCTTCCCTGTGGGAAAAGTCTATAGTGCTCCAGTCTGTTGCTTTCAGGAGAGGAGGATGGGAGGCCGTGGAAGGACGCGGCCCGATTGGGCGATTGGTCTAGGGGCAAACATGGGGCTGGAACGGCGTGATTTCCATTAGGATGGCTGTGGAGCTGATAATCAGGCATGCTGGCTAGCCGCTGCTGCTGTGAGAGACATTCTCGGGTCTGGGCTTCTGTAAAATGATTGAATTCTGTCTCAAACATGTGCTGGTGGCCTGTGTTGCTGCCACTGAAGCCAATGTGTCTGTCCCCATGCAGGCAGGAGGTGACCCCATCCTGGTAGGGGTGTGAAGGCTGGTCAGGATTAAGCTGTTGGTTGTTGAAAGGCAGCGGCATATGGAGctgatgctgctgctgtagTCCGATATTGAGCATATCTCCATGGCTGTGAGGCTGGAATCCGTACTGCTCTCTACCCGACGTGAAGCCGAGACCCTGCATGGAGGGTTCGTTCAAAGGGCCCAATACTGGCTCTACACCCACTGATGGTGCTTTCATGTCAAATCCAGAACTGTTATAGTTAGTGTTCATTGTTACTGTGCACAAGGCTTGTGCAACTACTGTTCATAAAGCCCACAATCACCACAcaaataatgaagaaaaaaaaataaaaaataaaaaaaatcaaaaaaaaaaaaaaaatcaatggaaataatccaaaatgatcactaatcccatTTTCTGTTATTCCGAaatgttcactttttttttttttttttattaatttcttctTTTCCACTCAGGTCCATGCTGTTAacaggtaaaaagaaaagaaaaaataataagtcAAAAGATCTGTCAAAGAAATGACTGGGATAGACAAGTGCTTTCAAATATTTCTGTCCAAATGTTAACATACACTTATAACaattagatattattattatggtataAATAAAGGTGTTATATTAGTTGTAAGTACCTCCGGAGCCCCAAAACAGAGGGCAGTCACCGTAAAATCGACGTAGAGAGAAAAACTTTGGTCCTTTTGTTGACgaggagagaaaacacacgggcttaaaaataaaaggctGGAAAACGCACATGTTCATGAGCGCTTCACTAACGTGGACTTCGCCGTCAGTCAGGCTGCAGGCAGCGGGAGCGAAACCGGCGCAGCGCGAAGCAGCACACGACCCATCATCATGCGCCGCCGAATCCAAGCGAATACGTCGCGAAATGTGGACgatcttgtttttttattccgcCATCTTTGTGGATTTTACGGCTGCACGAAGATAAACTTGTCTCATCGTGGAGTCGGAAGAACAGCAGAaccgtgcgcgcgcgcgcctctCGCCCTGCAAGCAGAAGGTCCGGAATACGGGCGGGTTTTTGTCactgtgcgtgtgcgcgcatgtgtgtaaaatgtaacGGAGCGGCGGCGAGCTGAACGCACGAGACCCCTTTTACCCGTGTTTAATAAACGTTGAGGCTCCTGAAGGACGTAGCGTTCATCTTTATGTTGTCCCGGGTTTCTTTATGTGTTTATCTCTACAGTCGGCAACAAGTTTGACATTCCCTCATCTATCCCAGCGCTGCATGATCACCAATACGGACGTGGCGTCCGTGCGCATGGGGCGGGGCTTATCATAAACCACGCCCACATGGATGTAAAGAACAGCCAGTGTATAATCTGACTTTGGTGAgtttatacacactcacacacacaagattatACACACGTATACGTGACATAGCGTGTTGCCAAACTTTATGCAAACCtttgaattaaataaagaatgGGAAACTGTTTGTAGCtgaaatgtttaatatacatTAACATCACATACATCATTTCCCCCGAAATTATTATATCTAAATGTTAGCAACCTTATATAAGTCCGTTATTAAAAAATCTTCTTCTTAAAAGGCTGCATTTATTATTGTCACCCCCCCCCCGGCCTTATATTTGTTAAAAGTTCCTTTTTAAAACTGTTAGGAAACTCAACGTGCATGAGGACGTGTGTATCTGCTAAAGCCACACAGCGCCATCTAGTGGACGCACAAAAAAGGACACAAACGCGCGAGTAAACAGCGAAGAGACTTGAGGAATTTATTATATATCGAGTTCCATTCGGCTTAAATTATCCAGACGGTTTTATTTCaattgaaacaaacaaacaaaaaaataagacatttttttgcattgtacATTTCTTGACATTTCCCCTGATGACATGATATAGCAGGTCTGTGTTTATACAGCTTGATCTTTCTAAAATTCAGTGTATAAAAGTGTACAAGGGAACTGATAAACTCACTGACCCTATGACGAATAGTTCAGTAAAATTTTACATGAAAACTAACtaatacacatacagtgcatCCATCGGTCATGAAGAAAAagggttaaaaagaaaaaagaaaagaaaagaaaaaaaaaattatatatatatatattttgcattcAGGCTAAAACACTTGATGGCACCAAGGCTGGCATTCACCTAGTGACCGAACcggaaaaaaaatgtgtgatggGTCTGAGCAAGTCAACTTATTCTTACAGAAAATATACGCAATGCTCAAATCCATTTATTGTGTCAAAAAGATTCACTTTGAATGCACAGGGTCCATCAATAAATGTCTTGTTATATACCAATAGAGGAGGGAGTGAGAAGGGTTACAAAGCATCAGGCTTTTAAAATCCAATCTTAATCTGTTCAGGAAACTCTGTGGtccatcacacatacacacacaactaaatATAAAAGTGGATATCTACAGTTAAAAATCTTGTACAGATGTGTCTCTCACTCCCAGTGAGCATAATggaataatgtaatgtaatatcaCCTCTTAAAGTCTCTATTATAGAAAACTGTACACATACTATTTAAAGCACATTGtagagaaaagtgaaaaaagccCTGTTTAGCAGGTTTAGTCTCGTGTGTGACCAGTGCAAGAAAGCTAACCATTTATTTTTGCTACGCTGGCTAATGGGAATAAAGACGCCAGACTGAGACAGCGGGCATAAGAAGGTTCACCCAGAAGGCCTGTTTCAGGTAGCATCTAAAATTTGTAGCATCAAAGCTTCACAGTAATTTGTACTTTGAAGCTTAGAAGTCATTTTTTGATGCTCTGAAAATTTTGACTTTTGGAGAATTAGCATTTCAACCAGCACCAAGAAATACATGGACATTCAAGATCTAGCAGCATGTCACCAGTGCTAAGAGCTCTAGAAAAGCAGCAGTATTTCCACTGGTTGCCTGAATCATGAATGAATCAACACTCTGATAAATGCACACTCTGAGGACGTGCTGAGGACGGAGGCCCCTCTGAGGTCAGGAAGACCTTCAGTCAAAAGGGGGAAAgggcggaaaaaaaaaaa
Coding sequences:
- the mn1a gene encoding transcriptional activator MN1, with product MNTNYNSSGFDMKAPSVGVEPVLGPLNEPSMQGLGFTSGREQYGFQPHSHGDMLNIGLQQQHQLHMPLPFNNQQLNPDQPSHPYQDGVTSCLHGDRHIGFSGSNTGHQHMFETEFNHFTEAQTRECLSQQQRLASMPDYQLHSHPNGNHAVPAPCLPLDQSPNRAASFHGLPSSSPESNRLEHYRLFPQGRVGGSQYCYPCDPISGHFDMAGFSTPDSTEPKLSYCEAGNQMVGGNFPTFNQSGSRAPMIGSSKVDQQLPQQNTYSERFGNRGKLEPGVTPRHHLMAQQRTGPMARQNPGSPVLPRLYHTPEFVPNSPDMQNNNVVLHGQHGQLDHPIHRLNNHNMHPFGEPMFNPQFGPQPPHQQHLNSFPYLNMAKRPRFDAPNGSAGESCRPLRSGLHNRPGLENHLSPSSFPTPMGEFTTHVTDGFQSGPPPLSCGSHQQQPLARQQNAAMMIKQMASRNQQQRMRQADLQPISQHGDVTQNGMVHRGPIGGMSHLNFDKKHNFHGNFDTQNHHLPHENSWFPEPHQQCRETNIHGMEQSQNGHDIFRSGVTSVEMQSLNSPGPQNQFENSMNNPLQVQTSEDGTMQPNAPMNRRQGEFGGAAIRRQHSFPPGGPNQQGTPQSNPPSFNSSPGNYPSHPEYISSQHLSVNKLGALSLGNLNKASTKDSVFGQSCLAALSTACQNMIASLGAPNLNVTFNKKSQNEAKRKPGQVEKDINSSGGVGACGPGAEYFQSSASQNSQTPCSGNNNNAAAGQSALGQMAKREAATLSPDNTVDSGNEGKGAIGNGRGRGKRRRDSGHISPGNFSPSCSSNPVVSPGQQASSLGMGAEGRGRTPESVLVSPSFGKPDLTTSVDSGIQSMGKSDGVSPCMDYLDDASPNYSNEDVRSNRTGMKCSSDNRSGYPDTPCMEQVRTPLDSSAQDEVHPLEILQAQIQLQRQQFSISEDQPLAGKTGKKPDCQSGLNGDCAMASCSPEPGKGTVNTIDLDSLMTEQRATWYGPSNKALIEDSRNGKCMGFWDRARGQSDNKEGHG